One Cryobacterium roopkundense genomic region harbors:
- a CDS encoding VOC family protein — protein sequence MMSVTEFQVTFDCEDPRRVAAFWGHVLGYVVEDSGVVCVDPTGTGPRLYFQRVPELKTVKNRVHLDVRAGSGLVGAERLAKLENECARLVTLGAVRVQLLPADDENESCLVMQDIEGNEFCLD from the coding sequence ATGATGTCAGTCACGGAGTTCCAGGTCACCTTCGACTGCGAAGACCCCCGACGCGTCGCCGCGTTCTGGGGCCATGTGTTGGGGTATGTCGTCGAAGATTCCGGCGTCGTGTGCGTAGACCCCACAGGTACGGGGCCGCGCCTGTACTTCCAGCGCGTTCCCGAGCTCAAAACTGTCAAGAATAGGGTGCACTTGGACGTTCGCGCCGGCTCTGGGCTTGTCGGGGCGGAGCGCCTCGCCAAGTTGGAGAATGAATGTGCACGATTGGTGACACTTGGGGCGGTTCGTGTGCAACTCCTCCCGGCCGACGACGAGAACGAGTCGTGCCTCGTGATGCAGGACATCGAAGGCAACGAATTCTGCCTGGACTGA
- a CDS encoding HNH endonuclease signature motif containing protein, with product MTTSTDLLIESTAALADTYSHSLGGGVCSEEEPDAGLDMQRMTNAGLMAVAAANFTVVRQAQALLVQAAGELNDRFEHDTGIAAQTGNRNAAAALTDIGHISMAEAGRLVRVGKATKPRMSLIGEHLPPEYPEVANAVNAGALPVDSALYITANLEQAAPRATTEDLDAAEKELVEFAVTNPVDSVRKLSIRYRDALDVDGVEPREEVLVSRRGLKRMVLPNGMKRYVLDADPVSAAFLDTAIDGMTSAELRKPRFEAMEDPDGCGDNHDIIGDGRTMPQLNFDAFIDIVRHALSCKEGIGALDHTTIIVRMSLESLQTGLGEAQLDGVEQPISAGTARRMAAEACLIPMVLGGKSEVLDFGLRKRLFTTAQKLAAIERDGGCATAGCNRPPSYAEGHHIRWYKAHDGPTNQANCVMLCSACHHRIHREGWDVVVKDNVVYFIPPASVDPRRTPRRGGRPPVPTPKGHDGPHYTR from the coding sequence ATGACCACCTCAACGGACCTCCTCATCGAGAGTACGGCGGCACTCGCCGACACGTACTCTCACTCCCTGGGGGGTGGAGTCTGTTCGGAGGAGGAACCCGACGCAGGGTTGGACATGCAGCGGATGACGAACGCGGGCCTCATGGCCGTCGCGGCGGCGAACTTCACTGTTGTGCGACAGGCGCAGGCACTTTTGGTTCAGGCCGCGGGCGAACTCAATGACAGGTTCGAACACGACACCGGCATCGCCGCCCAGACCGGCAACCGAAATGCCGCCGCCGCCCTCACGGACATCGGTCACATCTCGATGGCGGAGGCCGGGCGGTTGGTGAGGGTGGGGAAGGCGACGAAGCCCCGGATGAGCCTGATCGGTGAGCACCTGCCACCGGAGTATCCGGAGGTCGCGAACGCCGTCAATGCCGGGGCGCTGCCAGTGGATTCGGCGCTGTACATCACGGCGAACCTCGAGCAGGCCGCCCCTCGGGCGACGACCGAAGACCTCGACGCGGCGGAGAAAGAGCTGGTGGAGTTCGCGGTAACCAACCCGGTCGATTCGGTGCGGAAGCTGTCGATTCGGTACCGGGACGCCCTCGACGTGGATGGGGTGGAACCCCGTGAAGAGGTACTCGTGTCGCGGCGGGGGTTGAAGCGGATGGTGCTGCCCAACGGCATGAAACGCTACGTTCTCGATGCCGACCCGGTGTCGGCGGCGTTCCTGGACACGGCGATCGACGGGATGACCAGCGCGGAGCTGCGCAAGCCCCGGTTTGAAGCCATGGAAGACCCTGACGGGTGTGGTGACAACCACGACATCATCGGCGATGGCCGCACGATGCCGCAACTGAACTTCGATGCCTTCATCGACATCGTGCGTCACGCCCTCTCCTGCAAGGAGGGGATCGGGGCTCTCGATCACACGACGATCATCGTGAGGATGAGTCTCGAATCCCTGCAGACCGGGCTCGGCGAGGCCCAACTCGACGGGGTCGAACAGCCGATCTCCGCCGGAACGGCCCGAAGGATGGCGGCGGAGGCGTGTTTGATCCCGATGGTCCTCGGTGGCAAGAGCGAGGTTCTCGACTTCGGCCTCCGAAAACGGCTCTTTACGACGGCGCAGAAGCTCGCGGCCATCGAGAGGGACGGCGGGTGCGCCACGGCGGGCTGTAACAGGCCGCCGAGCTATGCGGAGGGGCATCACATTCGTTGGTACAAAGCGCATGACGGACCGACAAATCAAGCCAACTGCGTGATGCTGTGTAGTGCGTGCCATCATCGGATCCACCGCGAAGGCTGGGACGTGGTCGTGAAGGATAACGTGGTGTACTTCATCCCTCCGGCCAGTGTCGATCCGAGGAGAACTCCGCGCAGAGGCGGCCGACCACCGGTCCCGACACCGAAAGGACACGACGGGCCGCACTACACGCGGTAA
- a CDS encoding DUF1304 domain-containing protein: MAYIAAFFVMLAALLHGLIFFMESFWWSRPQIWKRFGVANQATADAIKPMAYNQGFYNLFLGVGAVFGLGLLFGGLQVPGVTLILFSTACMVLAAVVLLSRGTQYRRAALIQGSFPLIGLVLLVVALVTA; encoded by the coding sequence ATGGCCTACATCGCTGCTTTCTTCGTCATGCTCGCCGCACTGCTGCACGGGCTTATCTTCTTCATGGAGAGCTTCTGGTGGTCGCGCCCACAGATCTGGAAGCGCTTCGGCGTGGCCAATCAGGCCACGGCCGACGCGATCAAGCCGATGGCCTACAACCAAGGCTTCTACAACCTGTTCCTCGGCGTTGGCGCGGTCTTCGGACTGGGCCTTCTCTTCGGCGGCCTCCAGGTACCCGGCGTCACGCTCATCCTCTTCTCGACGGCCTGCATGGTGCTCGCGGCCGTCGTGCTGCTCTCGCGCGGAACGCAGTACAGGCGCGCTGCGCTGATCCAGGGCTCGTTTCCCCTGATCGGGCTCGTACTGCTCGTGGTCGCCCTGGTCACCGCCTGA
- a CDS encoding DUF5058 family protein, which yields MPSALPGDPDSTDILSIANAPILWIFAVGIFAAIILQTVIYMRAARIAAPAAGITQAELRTSFRAGAVAAIGPSLAVVLVSVALLSLFGGPAVLVRVGLVGSAATETASASIAASTMGAALGDASYTQAVFAVAFMAMSLSGAMWMIATLVLTPLLKRGDSRLRTVNPALMAIIPAAALLGAFASLGIAELGKTPIHVLTVLTSAVVMGVCLLAAHRFQQGWLREWGLGFSIVIGLIVAYAAHSSGLAPIA from the coding sequence ATGCCGTCAGCTCTTCCCGGTGACCCCGATTCAACCGACATCCTGTCGATCGCCAACGCGCCGATTCTGTGGATTTTCGCGGTCGGCATCTTCGCGGCCATCATCCTGCAGACGGTCATCTATATGCGCGCCGCACGGATCGCCGCCCCGGCGGCCGGAATCACCCAGGCCGAACTCAGGACCTCCTTTCGGGCGGGCGCCGTCGCCGCGATCGGACCGTCCCTGGCCGTGGTGCTTGTCAGCGTTGCGCTGCTCAGCCTGTTCGGCGGCCCGGCAGTGCTGGTGCGGGTGGGCCTGGTGGGTTCGGCGGCAACCGAAACCGCCTCAGCCAGCATCGCGGCGTCCACCATGGGCGCGGCCCTCGGCGACGCGAGCTACACGCAGGCCGTCTTCGCGGTTGCCTTCATGGCGATGAGCCTCTCCGGGGCGATGTGGATGATCGCCACCCTCGTTCTCACTCCGCTTCTCAAGCGCGGTGACTCCCGCTTGCGCACCGTGAACCCCGCGCTCATGGCTATCATTCCCGCGGCGGCGCTACTGGGGGCCTTTGCCAGCCTCGGAATCGCCGAACTCGGCAAGACTCCCATCCACGTTCTCACCGTGCTCACCTCTGCAGTGGTCATGGGCGTGTGCCTGCTCGCGGCCCACCGATTCCAGCAGGGCTGGCTCCGCGAATGGGGCCTCGGATTCTCGATCGTGATCGGCCTGATTGTGGCGTACGCCGCCCACAGCAGCGGCCTCGCGCCGATCGCCTGA
- the hemL gene encoding glutamate-1-semialdehyde 2,1-aminomutase, with protein sequence MTHNDELFARAQEAIPGGVNSPVRAFRSVGGTPLFLVKAQGAHVTDADGRDYVDLVSSWGPAILGHAHPDVVKAVQDAAALGLSFGASTPAETELAELVKERVGAVEKLRLVSTGTEATMTAIRLARGFTGRDLLIKFAGHYHGHSDGLLAEAGSGLATLALPGSAGVTAATAAQTLVLPYNDIEAVRAAFVAHPGRIAAVITEAAAANMGVVAPDRGFNAALAALVHEEGALLVMDEVLTGFRVGPAGYWGLENATDARYKPDLLTFGKIIGGGLPVAALGGRAEVMDYLAPLGPVYQAGTLSGNPVAVAAGIATLKALDAAVYEHVDATALLLSEAVSASLAAEGVAHSVQRAGNLFSFVFGAEAQATPPRTYAEVQRQETFRYGPFFHAMLDGGVSLPPSVFEAWFVSNAHDENALGRIFEALPAAAKAAAAATA encoded by the coding sequence ATGACACACAACGACGAACTGTTCGCCCGCGCCCAGGAGGCCATCCCCGGCGGCGTTAACTCGCCCGTGCGGGCGTTCCGCTCGGTGGGCGGCACCCCGTTGTTTCTTGTGAAGGCGCAGGGCGCCCACGTAACGGATGCCGATGGCCGCGACTACGTTGACCTCGTGAGCTCCTGGGGCCCCGCGATTCTCGGCCACGCACACCCCGATGTCGTGAAGGCCGTGCAGGACGCGGCGGCCCTCGGACTGTCGTTCGGCGCCTCCACGCCGGCCGAGACGGAGCTAGCCGAGCTCGTGAAGGAGCGCGTCGGCGCCGTGGAGAAGCTGCGCCTGGTCTCCACCGGCACCGAGGCCACCATGACGGCGATCCGCCTCGCCCGCGGGTTCACCGGTCGGGACCTGCTGATCAAGTTCGCCGGGCACTATCACGGCCACTCAGACGGGCTGCTAGCCGAGGCCGGATCCGGGCTCGCCACCCTCGCGCTGCCGGGCTCCGCGGGTGTCACCGCAGCCACGGCCGCGCAGACACTCGTGTTGCCGTACAACGACATTGAGGCCGTGCGGGCGGCGTTCGTGGCGCACCCCGGGCGCATCGCCGCGGTGATCACCGAGGCCGCCGCCGCGAACATGGGCGTCGTTGCCCCCGACCGCGGGTTCAACGCCGCCCTCGCCGCCCTCGTACACGAGGAGGGCGCGCTCCTCGTCATGGACGAGGTGCTCACGGGCTTCCGCGTGGGACCGGCCGGATACTGGGGCCTGGAGAATGCCACCGACGCGCGCTACAAGCCCGATTTGCTCACCTTCGGCAAGATCATCGGCGGAGGCCTACCCGTGGCTGCGCTCGGCGGACGCGCCGAGGTGATGGACTACCTCGCCCCCCTCGGGCCGGTTTACCAGGCCGGAACGCTTTCGGGCAACCCGGTCGCCGTCGCCGCAGGCATCGCGACCCTGAAGGCCCTCGACGCCGCCGTGTACGAGCACGTCGACGCCACCGCCCTGCTCCTGTCGGAGGCCGTCTCGGCCTCATTGGCGGCCGAGGGCGTGGCCCACAGTGTGCAGCGCGCCGGCAATCTCTTCAGCTTCGTGTTCGGCGCAGAGGCGCAGGCCACCCCACCGCGCACCTACGCCGAGGTGCAGCGTCAGGAGACCTTCCGGTACGGGCCGTTCTTCCACGCCATGCTCGACGGTGGCGTCTCGTTGCCGCCCTCGGTGTTTGAGGCCTGGTTCGTGTCGAACGCACACGACGAGAACGCCCTCGGGCGCATCTTCGAGGCGCTGCCCGCCGCTGCGAAGGCCGCCGCCGCGGCGACCGCCTAA
- the hemB gene encoding porphobilinogen synthase produces the protein MSNPVIRPRRLRTTPALRRLASEIRVHPAELVLPMFVREGDATMPIQSMPGVVQHSIDSARRAVVAAAEAGIGGVMLFGVPEVRDATGTGATDPNGILNLATRALVDEIGDALVVQTDLCLDEFTDHGHCGVLASDGRVDNDATLLRYRDMALAQANAGSALLGLSGMMDGQVAAVRETLDGAGYEDTAVLAYSAKYASAYYGPFREAVASTLTGNRRTYQLDPANRREGVREAQIDIDEVADIVMVKPAGSYLDVLAEVAGMSPVPVWAYQVSGEYSMIEAAAAQGWIDRRRAVEESVLSIRRAGADAVLTYWAVELATWLKEERA, from the coding sequence GTGAGTAACCCCGTTATTCGCCCGCGACGACTGCGCACTACTCCCGCGCTTCGTCGCCTGGCGAGCGAAATCCGTGTCCACCCCGCCGAGCTCGTTCTTCCCATGTTCGTGCGGGAAGGCGATGCAACGATGCCCATCCAGTCGATGCCGGGCGTCGTGCAGCACAGCATCGACAGCGCCCGTCGCGCTGTCGTGGCGGCGGCGGAAGCCGGCATCGGCGGTGTCATGCTCTTCGGCGTGCCCGAGGTTCGCGACGCGACAGGAACGGGAGCGACCGACCCCAACGGCATCCTCAACCTGGCCACCCGAGCCCTCGTCGACGAAATCGGCGACGCACTCGTGGTGCAGACAGACCTCTGCCTCGACGAGTTCACCGACCACGGCCACTGCGGCGTGCTGGCGTCCGACGGTCGCGTCGACAACGACGCCACCCTGCTGCGCTACCGGGACATGGCCCTAGCCCAGGCGAACGCCGGCTCCGCGCTGCTCGGCCTTAGTGGAATGATGGACGGCCAGGTCGCCGCCGTGCGCGAGACCCTCGACGGAGCCGGTTACGAAGACACCGCCGTGCTCGCCTATTCGGCGAAGTACGCATCCGCTTACTACGGTCCGTTCCGCGAGGCCGTGGCGTCGACCCTCACGGGCAACCGCCGCACCTACCAGCTTGACCCCGCCAACCGCCGCGAGGGCGTGCGCGAGGCGCAGATCGACATCGACGAGGTCGCCGACATCGTGATGGTCAAGCCCGCGGGCAGCTACCTCGATGTGCTCGCCGAGGTCGCCGGCATGAGCCCGGTCCCGGTGTGGGCCTACCAGGTGTCCGGCGAGTATTCCATGATCGAGGCCGCCGCCGCGCAGGGTTGGATCGACCGCCGCCGTGCCGTCGAAGAGTCGGTGCTGAGCATCCGTCGGGCCGGCGCTGACGCCGTGCTCACCTACTGGGCCGTCGAGCTCGCCACCTGGCTGAAAGAGGAACGCGCATGA
- a CDS encoding IS1182 family transposase, which produces MNKRFRAFEPAAVMLVPPSLDEWLPQNHLSRFIADIVETQLDLKKFYASYAKSKGQPPYDPRLMVRVLLYGYCVGVRSSRELERVCVDVVAFRWLAAQQAPDFRSIARFRKRHLSSLGNVFLQALELCRAAGMVSLGQVALDGTKVRANASRRKAMSYARLTEKQKVLADEVSALLAEADAIDDAEDARFGKDKRGDELPPELARRESRLVKLAEARAGLEAAAAARARKDAEKKARDKGDDDDTVAQKGDDAAKNAVVAPKAQRNFTDPDSRIMKTADGSFHYAYNAQAIVDADHQIIVATTLTNIGVDVEQVVPLVEKLHATTGVLPRQVLADAGYCSATNLDYAKTVEDGSDGRTEFFIATGRVKHGERVPEVPRGRIPANATLRERMARKLKTKKGRAVYARRKAIVEPVFGQIHTRQGKFVLLRGLEQAAHEWDLIAACHNLMKLHTMQTKALLAAPSALTARTAT; this is translated from the coding sequence GTGAACAAACGGTTCCGGGCATTTGAGCCGGCGGCGGTGATGTTGGTGCCGCCGTCGTTGGATGAGTGGTTGCCGCAGAATCACCTGTCTCGGTTCATCGCGGATATCGTTGAAACTCAGCTGGATCTGAAGAAGTTCTACGCCTCTTACGCGAAGTCGAAGGGGCAGCCGCCCTATGACCCACGGTTGATGGTCCGGGTGCTCCTTTACGGGTATTGTGTCGGAGTTCGCTCGTCACGGGAGTTGGAGCGGGTGTGCGTGGACGTGGTCGCGTTTCGCTGGTTGGCGGCGCAGCAGGCACCTGATTTTCGTTCCATCGCCCGGTTCCGAAAACGCCACCTCTCCAGTCTGGGGAACGTGTTCTTGCAGGCGTTGGAACTGTGCCGTGCGGCCGGAATGGTCTCGCTCGGGCAGGTCGCGTTGGACGGCACGAAAGTGCGCGCGAATGCCTCTCGGCGCAAGGCGATGAGTTACGCCCGCCTGACGGAGAAGCAGAAAGTCCTCGCCGACGAAGTCTCTGCGCTGCTGGCGGAGGCGGACGCGATCGATGACGCGGAGGACGCTCGTTTCGGAAAGGACAAACGCGGTGATGAGTTGCCGCCGGAGCTTGCCCGGCGGGAGTCACGCTTGGTGAAACTGGCCGAAGCGCGCGCTGGCTTGGAGGCAGCTGCAGCGGCGCGGGCGCGGAAAGACGCGGAGAAGAAGGCCAGGGACAAGGGCGACGATGACGATACTGTGGCGCAGAAGGGTGACGACGCGGCGAAGAACGCCGTTGTTGCTCCGAAGGCTCAACGCAACTTCACCGACCCGGATTCACGGATCATGAAGACCGCCGACGGATCGTTCCACTACGCCTACAACGCACAGGCCATCGTTGATGCCGACCATCAGATCATCGTCGCGACGACGCTGACGAATATTGGCGTGGATGTTGAACAGGTCGTGCCGCTGGTCGAGAAACTCCACGCCACGACCGGCGTCCTGCCCCGGCAGGTCCTGGCGGATGCCGGGTATTGTTCCGCAACAAATCTGGACTACGCGAAGACTGTTGAAGATGGCAGCGACGGCCGGACCGAGTTTTTCATCGCGACCGGCCGGGTCAAGCACGGCGAGCGTGTTCCTGAAGTTCCTCGGGGCCGGATCCCGGCCAATGCGACGCTGCGGGAACGCATGGCGCGGAAGCTCAAGACGAAGAAAGGCCGCGCCGTTTATGCGCGGCGCAAAGCGATCGTGGAGCCCGTGTTCGGTCAGATCCACACTCGGCAAGGCAAATTCGTGTTGCTGCGCGGGTTGGAGCAAGCCGCCCACGAATGGGACCTGATCGCGGCTTGCCACAACCTGATGAAGCTACACACCATGCAAACTAAAGCGCTGCTGGCCGCGCCAAGCGCCCTAACAGCCCGAACGGCCACCTAA
- a CDS encoding amidohydrolase, which produces MTLTIPQNTDVTARKMHELYRFLHAHPELSMQESATADFIATRLDALGLETFRCGGTGVVGVLRNGAGPTIGFRADTDGLPIAEETGLAYASVARGTLADGTDVPAMHGCGHDTHMAVALTAAEHLVDNRADWAGTLVFIFQPGEETGAGARAMVEDGLWDRAPHPEIIYGQHVWPGLAGTIDISSGVAMAMADSWKVTVHGRQAHGSQPDQSIDPIVLGAHMVVRLQTVVAREVHPMKSAVVTVGTFHGGLKENIIPATAEFTINMRTFDLGVRTRVLDSVRRIIAAEAQASAAPEPTIEVLSTFPRCYNDPAATEKLIAALSHSLGEDAIFEVPPVMGSEDFGLLAEAIGVPSVYWMFGGYSQQSIDSVDSVAGNHSPHFAPDPEPALAAGLTAALTAILSKVGTTGGAA; this is translated from the coding sequence ATGACACTGACCATCCCGCAGAATACTGATGTGACCGCCCGGAAGATGCACGAGCTGTACAGGTTTTTGCACGCCCACCCCGAGCTGTCCATGCAGGAATCGGCCACCGCCGACTTCATCGCCACGCGTCTCGACGCTCTGGGCCTGGAGACCTTCCGCTGCGGCGGCACCGGAGTGGTGGGCGTGCTGCGCAACGGGGCCGGACCGACCATCGGCTTCCGCGCCGACACCGATGGGCTGCCCATCGCCGAGGAGACCGGTCTCGCCTACGCCAGCGTGGCGCGGGGCACCCTCGCCGACGGAACCGACGTGCCGGCGATGCACGGCTGCGGCCACGACACTCATATGGCCGTGGCTCTCACCGCCGCCGAACACCTCGTCGACAACCGGGCCGACTGGGCAGGCACCCTGGTCTTCATCTTCCAGCCCGGCGAAGAAACCGGCGCAGGAGCACGCGCCATGGTCGAGGACGGCCTGTGGGACCGCGCACCGCACCCGGAGATCATCTACGGCCAGCACGTGTGGCCGGGACTCGCCGGGACCATCGATATCAGCAGCGGCGTAGCCATGGCGATGGCCGATTCCTGGAAGGTCACAGTGCACGGGCGCCAGGCCCACGGTTCTCAGCCCGACCAGTCGATTGACCCGATCGTGCTCGGGGCGCACATGGTCGTGCGCCTGCAAACCGTCGTCGCGCGCGAGGTTCACCCCATGAAATCAGCCGTTGTTACCGTCGGCACCTTCCACGGCGGGCTGAAGGAAAACATCATTCCCGCCACCGCCGAGTTCACGATCAACATGCGCACCTTCGACCTCGGGGTTCGCACCAGGGTTCTCGATTCAGTGCGGCGTATCATCGCGGCGGAAGCGCAGGCATCCGCTGCGCCCGAACCGACAATCGAGGTGCTGTCGACCTTCCCGCGCTGCTACAACGACCCAGCGGCCACCGAGAAGTTGATCGCCGCACTCAGCCACTCCCTCGGGGAAGATGCCATCTTTGAGGTGCCCCCGGTTATGGGCAGCGAAGACTTCGGCCTGCTCGCCGAGGCGATCGGCGTGCCGTCCGTGTACTGGATGTTCGGTGGATATTCCCAGCAGAGCATCGACTCTGTTGACAGTGTTGCCGGCAATCACTCGCCGCATTTCGCGCCAGACCCGGAGCCGGCCCTTGCGGCGGGCCTGACGGCCGCCCTCACGGCCATCCTGTCGAAGGTCGGCACGACGGGCGGTGCCGCTTGA
- a CDS encoding Zn-dependent hydrolase translates to MSARPGRLAVNGPRLIADLQALGRIGRGPGGGIDRTSFSAADGEARAWLLARCAEAGLTVTADGIGNLIVSPVFAENIEALPAVWSGSHIDTVPNGGAFDGTLGVLAALECVRRIQEENLELARPVRLVVYTDEEGNYAHLFGSSALARGFSRAELEALTGRDGDRFAETFAAAGGDLDAAAATRLDPSTLHSTVELHIEQGPLLEEREHQIGVVTGIVALGGGVVSFVGRADHAGTTPMTRRQNALTGAGALLVALPELAAAVSDQAVITSGIVAVEPGSANVVPAVARVTVDFREARADRVAALEAAIVLESRAIAARYDLEVVMDFEITIPPTGLDTDIQSIIAEAAAARGLTFSSLPSGAGHDSQNMARLAPTGMIFVPSIGGRSHCPEENTAWPDVENGANVLLDTLLRLGRAV, encoded by the coding sequence TTGAGCGCGCGCCCCGGCCGGCTCGCCGTGAACGGCCCTCGACTCATCGCCGACCTGCAGGCCCTGGGCCGCATCGGGCGCGGCCCCGGCGGAGGCATCGATCGCACATCCTTCTCGGCAGCGGATGGCGAGGCCCGCGCGTGGTTGCTCGCCCGGTGCGCCGAGGCCGGGCTCACGGTGACGGCCGACGGGATCGGAAACCTGATCGTGTCGCCGGTGTTCGCAGAGAACATCGAGGCGCTGCCGGCTGTTTGGTCGGGATCGCACATCGACACCGTTCCCAACGGAGGCGCGTTCGACGGCACCCTGGGCGTGCTTGCCGCCCTCGAGTGCGTGCGGCGCATTCAGGAGGAAAACCTCGAACTCGCGCGGCCCGTGCGCCTGGTCGTCTACACAGACGAGGAAGGCAACTACGCACACCTGTTCGGGTCGAGTGCGCTCGCACGCGGGTTCTCGCGCGCCGAACTCGAGGCGCTCACCGGTCGTGACGGTGATCGCTTCGCCGAGACGTTTGCGGCGGCCGGCGGCGACCTCGACGCCGCCGCCGCGACCCGGCTTGACCCCTCGACGCTGCACTCCACCGTGGAACTGCACATCGAACAGGGGCCCCTACTGGAGGAACGCGAGCACCAGATCGGGGTCGTCACTGGAATCGTTGCCCTCGGCGGGGGCGTGGTGTCGTTTGTGGGGCGCGCCGACCACGCCGGGACAACTCCCATGACGCGGCGCCAGAATGCCCTGACCGGGGCCGGGGCGTTACTCGTGGCCCTGCCGGAACTCGCGGCTGCGGTCAGCGACCAGGCTGTCATCACCTCCGGGATCGTGGCCGTGGAGCCGGGGAGCGCGAATGTGGTGCCGGCGGTTGCCCGGGTGACGGTGGACTTTCGCGAAGCGCGGGCCGATCGAGTCGCCGCACTGGAAGCGGCCATAGTGCTCGAGTCCCGGGCGATCGCGGCGCGGTATGACCTCGAGGTCGTGATGGATTTCGAGATCACCATCCCTCCTACCGGGCTCGATACCGACATTCAATCGATCATTGCCGAGGCCGCCGCGGCCCGCGGCCTCACGTTCAGCTCACTTCCCTCCGGAGCCGGACACGATTCGCAGAACATGGCGCGACTGGCTCCCACCGGCATGATTTTCGTGCCGAGTATCGGGGGCAGAAGCCACTGTCCCGAGGAAAACACCGCCTGGCCGGATGTGGAGAACGGCGCGAACGTGCTGCTCGACACGCTCCTCCGACTCGGCCGCGCCGTGTAA
- a CDS encoding LLM class flavin-dependent oxidoreductase: MPRQIRFNAFDMNCVAHQSAGLWRHPDDQGWRYKDLRYWTDLAKLLEAGTFDGIFIADVLGTYDVYGGSNEAAIRHGAQVPVGDPILLVSAMASVTENLGFGITAGTSYEHPYPFARRMSTLDHLTNGRVGWNVVTGYLPSAARNMGHDDQLEHDDRYDVADEYLEVLYKLWEGSWEDDAVVRDREAGIFTDPSKVHEIGHHGKHFTVPGIHLAEPSTQRSPVIYQAGASPRGITFAAENAEAIFVAASTKPQLTATVKKIRDALEAEGRDRYAAKIYTLLTIITDASSEKAQAKYQDYLSYASEEGALVFMSGWMGIDLSTYDLDEPIGNVKSNAIQSAVSNVQGAGGEGKEWTVRDIARQGAIGGLGPIVVGSGAEVADHLQDWVADTDVDGFNLAYAITPGTFEDVIEFVIPELRKRGAYPEAYAEGSLRNKLHGRGDRLPTEHRGAGYRVETSVAAR; this comes from the coding sequence ATGCCCAGACAGATTCGTTTTAATGCCTTCGACATGAACTGCGTCGCCCACCAGTCGGCCGGTTTGTGGCGCCACCCCGACGACCAGGGATGGCGCTACAAGGACCTCCGCTACTGGACCGACCTCGCCAAACTGCTCGAGGCCGGCACGTTCGACGGCATCTTCATCGCGGATGTGCTCGGCACCTACGACGTGTACGGCGGCAGCAACGAGGCGGCGATCCGGCACGGCGCGCAGGTTCCGGTCGGCGACCCCATCCTGCTGGTCTCCGCCATGGCGAGTGTCACGGAGAACCTCGGCTTCGGCATCACCGCCGGAACCTCCTACGAGCACCCGTATCCCTTCGCCCGACGGATGTCCACGCTCGACCACCTGACAAACGGTCGCGTCGGCTGGAACGTCGTCACCGGCTACCTGCCTTCTGCGGCACGCAACATGGGGCACGACGACCAGCTAGAGCACGACGACAGGTATGACGTGGCGGACGAGTACCTCGAGGTGCTCTACAAGCTCTGGGAGGGCTCTTGGGAAGACGATGCCGTGGTGCGCGACCGCGAGGCGGGCATCTTCACCGATCCGAGCAAGGTGCACGAGATCGGCCACCACGGCAAACACTTCACGGTGCCCGGCATCCACCTCGCCGAACCGTCTACGCAGCGCAGCCCGGTGATCTATCAGGCCGGAGCCTCGCCGCGCGGCATCACATTCGCGGCAGAGAACGCCGAGGCGATCTTCGTCGCCGCGTCGACCAAGCCGCAGCTCACGGCCACCGTGAAGAAGATCCGCGACGCGCTCGAGGCCGAAGGTCGGGACCGCTACGCCGCGAAGATCTATACGCTACTCACGATCATCACGGACGCGTCGTCCGAGAAGGCCCAGGCCAAGTATCAGGATTACCTCTCCTACGCGAGCGAGGAGGGCGCGCTCGTCTTCATGTCGGGTTGGATGGGTATCGACCTGTCCACCTACGACCTCGACGAGCCGATCGGCAACGTGAAGAGCAACGCCATCCAATCCGCGGTGTCCAACGTGCAGGGCGCCGGCGGAGAGGGCAAGGAGTGGACGGTGCGCGACATCGCACGCCAGGGTGCCATCGGCGGCCTCGGCCCCATCGTCGTCGGTTCGGGAGCGGAGGTGGCGGACCACCTGCAGGACTGGGTGGCCGACACCGACGTGGACGGCTTCAATCTCGCCTACGCGATCACCCCGGGCACGTTTGAGGACGTGATCGAGTTCGTCATTCCCGAGCTGCGCAAGCGCGGCGCGTACCCGGAGGCCTACGCCGAGGGGAGCTTGCGCAACAAGCTGCACGGGCGCGGCGACAGGCTGCCTACCGAGCACCGCGGCGCCGGCTACCGCGTAGAGACGAGCGTGGCTGCACGGTAG